In Cyclopterus lumpus isolate fCycLum1 chromosome 9, fCycLum1.pri, whole genome shotgun sequence, a single genomic region encodes these proteins:
- the agtpbp1 gene encoding cytosolic carboxypeptidase 1 isoform X5 → MNKPKMATEKGVPSNSRVLMLLGQLERMNGEAMMRDVETARQVTAKIFHLIQTQEKSGKEVMSKGSSGMEVILASLESTRDVQTTLNILYILSELLTVGRGRRVGVFVSKGGTGILFQILITTSKELPPSEELMLQLHSLLAKVGPKDRKFGVKARLSGALNATVNLTKQNLQNTKLLLPCLQVLRVYSTNSVNAISLGKNGVVELMFKIVVPFSKKNTSLLKVALDALGALLKSKTNARRAVDAGHVHVLLALYQDWHHNDTRHRHMLIRKGLLVCLRNITNIKLGRKAFIDADGMRILYYSSTECLPVRTLDPLVNTSSLIMRKCFPKNRLPLPTIKSAFHYQLPHVPAVGPVAQLYSQPLGGRKIHQLCDRPLKKVDDVVDESDDNEETDADTENDTDNEEDEKDQHTANEDIETDLNKLHPKKNPGRPFEELKVYERFFLELSEDFQGYNFEPSKSASTTSSSFSSTRATRPIIVPTAQALSPKHVPITSCQEDCNPTKAERAPPSPSVPTPAPPASLTPLELDTIHLTKDQDRKEEARIPSPDTHTTLSSLTRPPSQAQTIEQDLAHVLECVSLEAEGALNTEGVKQDGSPVNATRHIQSPLLLGGIATRRVGGGGGSNWGSDCGSEGTEDEGGEGAVLEVPDTALLLPLHDPDLYVEMVKGTHSVPQYAEVAYPDYFGHIAPTFREPLQERVYGVQRSKIFQDIERLIHPNDIVDKVVYDLDIPSCPVIEDNGESLKFNSQFESGNLRKAVQMRKYEYDLVLNSDINSNHYHQWFYFEVSGMRVGTTYRFNIINSEKSNSQFNYGMQVLMYSVQEAISGRPRWVRTGTDICYYKNHFARSSIAAGGQKGKSYYTMTFSTSFSHKDDVCYFAYHYPYTYSTLKMHLSKLEALRTPQIYLRRDVLCETLGGNSCPLLTITAMPESNSNDHICQFRNRPLIFLSARVHPGETNASWVMKGTLEFLMGTSPLAASLREAYIFKIVPMLNPDGVVNGNHRCSLSGEDLNRQWQNPNPELHPTIYHTKSLLQYLAHIQRAPLVFCDYHGHSRKKNVFMYGCSVKETVWQSNISATSSDLHEDLGYRALPKILSQIAPAFSMASCSFVVERSKESTARVVVWREIGVQRSYTMESTLCGCDQGKYKGLQIGTRELEEMGAQFCVALLRLKRLTGIRNHQHLLDLESDIIGTQSKVVSSPTTYVVEEDEPSFLEEIDYSAESNDEDAEPEIEHGIEVQENANHLDRLSDCETNHKD, encoded by the exons AGAAGAGTGGAAAAGAGGTGATGTCCAAAGGCTCCAGTGGCATGGAGGTCATCCTGGCTTCACTGGAG AGCACCAGAGACGTCCAGACCACTCTGAACATTTTGTACATTCTCAGTGAGCTGCTGACTGTGG gcAGAGGTCGCAGGGTCGGAGTATTTGTGTCTAAAGGAGGAACGGGAATATTATTCCAGATTCTGATCACTACGAGTAAAGAGTTGCCTCCCAGTGAAGAACTCATGCTGCAGCTTCACTCGCTGCTCGCCAAGGTCGGCCCAAAAG ACAGAAAGTTTGGGGTGAAGGCGCGTTTGAGCGGCGCGCTGAACGCCACCGTCAACTTAACGAAACAGAACCTACAGAATACCAAACTGCTTCTGCCCTGCCTGCAGGTTCTCAGGGTTTACTCCACCAACT CGGTGAATGCTATTTCTTTGGGCAAGAACGGAGTGGTGGAGCTCATGTTCAAGATTGTGGTGCCGTTCAGCAAGAAGAACACCAGCCTGCTTAA GGTCGCTCTGGATGCACTGGGAGCGCTGCTCAAATCCA AGACGAATGCTCGCCGTGCAGTGGATGCTGGACATGTGCATGTCTTGCTGGCTCTGTACCAGGACTGGCATCACAATGACACGCGGCATCGCCACATGCTGATTCGCAAAGGGCTGCTGGTCTGCCTCAGGAACATCACCAACATCAAGCTCGGCAGGAAAGCATTCATAGATGCTGACGGCATGAGGATCCTCTACTACTCATCCACT GAGTGTCTCCCGGTGCGGACTCTGGATCCACTCGTCAACACTTCGAGTCTCATCATGAGGAAGTGTTTTCCTAAGAACCGTCTGCCTCTGCCCACCATCAAATCAGCCTTCCATTACCAGCTGCCACATGTACCTGCTGTAGGGCCTGTGGCGCAGCTGTACAGCCAGCCACTTGGGG GAAGAAAGATTCATCAGCTCTGTGACAGGCCCTTAAAGAAGG TGGATGATGTGGTGGATGAAAGTGACGATAACGAGGAGACGGACGCGGACACAGAGAACGATACTGACAACGAAGAGGACGAGAAGGATCAACACACTGCG AATGAGGACATCGAGACAGACCTAAACAAGCTACATCCCAAAAAGAACCCCGGACGTCCATTCGAGGAGTTGAAGGTCTACGAGAGGTTTTTCTTGGAGCTTTCTGAAGACTTCCAG GGTTATAACTTTGAACCATCGAAGAGTGCCTCTACCACATCGTCATCTTTCTCCTCAACTCGAGCCACTCGGCCAATCATAGTGCCAACAGCTCAGGCCCTGTCCCCCAAGCACGTCCCTATAACGAGCTGTCAGGAGGATTGCAACCCTACCAAAGCAGAACGCGCCCCGCCTTCACCCTCTGTGCCCactcctgcacctcctgctTCTCTGACGCCTCTAGAACTGGACACCATCCACCTCACCAAGGACCAGGACCGAAAAGAGGAGGCCCGCATTCCTTCCCCCGACACACATACAACATTGTCCTCCCTCACCAGGCCTCCTTCTCAAGCGCAGACGATAGAGCAGGATCTAGCACACGTGTTGGAGTGTGTCTCTCTAGAAGCGGAGGGGGCTCTGAACACAGAGGGAGTCAAACAAGACGGATCCCCAGTCAATGCCACGAGGCACATCCAGTCCCCACTGCTCCTGGGGGGCATCGCTACTCGCcgtgtgggaggaggaggaggcagtaaCTGGGGTTCAGATTGTGGCTCAGAGGGAACCGAGGAtgagggaggggaaggagcCGTTCTGGAGGTGCCAGACACGGCGCTGCTCCTCCCGCTTCATGACCCCGACCTTTACGTGGAGATGGTGAAGGGAACGCACTCCGTGCCCCAGTACGCTGAAGTAGCGTACCCAGACTACTTTGGCCATATAGCCCCAACATTTAGGGAGCCTCTCCAGGAGAGAGTGTATGGTGTTCAGAG GTCTAAAATATTCCAGGATATTGAGAGGTTAATTCATCCCAATGATATCGTGGATAAAGTAGTCTATGACTTGGACATTCCCAG TTGTCCAGTGATTGAAGACAATGGCGAATCACTGAAGTTCAACTCTCAGTTTGAGTCTGGCAACCTCAGGAAGGCAGTTCAAATGAGGAA ATATGAGTATGACCTTGTGCTGAATTCAGATATCAACAGTAATCACTACCACCAGTGGTTCTACTTCGAGGTGAGCGGCATGCGCGTTGGAACCACCTACCGCTTCAACATCATCAACTCCGAGAAGTCAAACAGCCAGTTCAACTACG gcaTGCAGGTGCTGATGTACTCTGTGCAGGAGGCGATCAGTGGCAGGCCTCGCTGGGTCAGAACAGGAACAGACATCTGTTACTACAA GAATCACTTTGCTAGGAGTTCCATTGCAGCGGGTGGTCAGAAAGGAAAGTCCTATTATACAATGACCTTCAGCACAAGCTTCAGCCATAAGGACGATGTCTGCTACTTTGCCTATCATTACCCGTATACATACTCCACTCTTAAG ATGCACCTGTCCAAACTGGAGGCTTTGAGGACCCCCCAGATCTACCTGAGACGGGACGTCCTCTGTGAAACTCTGGGGGGAAACAGCTGCCCCCTTCTCACCATCACTGCCATGCCAGAGTCCAACTCTAATGATCACATCTGTCAGTTTA GGAATCGTCCATTGATCTTCCTGTCGGCCAGAGTGCACCCTGGAGAGACCAACGCCAGCTGGGTAATGAAGGGCACGCTGGAGTTCCTGATGGGCACCAGCCCACTGGCAGCCAGCCTGAGAGAGGCCTACATCTTCAAGATAGTCCCCATGCTCAACCCAGATGGAGTTGTAAATGGAAA TCATCGTTGTTCTCTGAGTGGAGAGGATTTGAATCGCCAGTGGCAGAACCCCAATCCTGAGCTCCACCCCACCATCTACCACACTAAGAGCCTGCTGCAGTACCTTGCACACATACAAAGGGCACCACTG GTGTTCTGCGACTACCACGGTCATTCCAGGAAGAAGAATGTGTTCATGTACGGCTGCAGCGTGAAGGAGACCGTCTGGCAGTCCAATATCAGCGCTACGTCCAGTGACTTACATGAGGACCTTGGATACAga gCCCTTCCAAAGATCCTGTCCCAGATCGCCCCGGCCTTCAGCATGGCCAGCTGTAGTTTTGTTGTGGAGCGCTCCAAAGAGTCAACGGCCCGTGTTGTTGTATGGAGAGAGATAGGAGTGCAGCGCAGCTACACCATGGAGAGCACGCTGTGTGGTTGTGACCAGGGAAAATATAAG GGTCTTCAGATTGGCAccagagagctggaggagatggGAGCTCAGTTCTGTGTGGCCCTGCTGAGGCTGAAGAGGCTGACGGGGATCCGCAATCACCAACACCTGCTGGATTTAGAGAGCGACATCATCGGGACGCAGTCTAAAGTGGTCAG CAGCCCCACCACCtacgtggtggaggaggatgagccGTCCTTTCTGGAGGAGATAGACTACAGCGCGGAGAGCAACGACGAGGACGCCGAGCCTGAAATCGAGCACGGCATCGAAGTCCAAGAGAACGCCAATCACCTCGATCGGCTGTCGGACTGCGAGACGAACCACAAGGACTAG
- the agtpbp1 gene encoding cytosolic carboxypeptidase 1 isoform X2, which yields MNKPKMATEKGVPSNSRVLMLLGQLERMNGEAMMRDVETARQVTAKIFHLIQTQEKSGKEVMSKGSSGMEVILASLESTRDVQTTLNILYILSELLTVGRGRRVGVFVSKGGTGILFQILITTSKELPPSEELMLQLHSLLAKVGPKDRKFGVKARLSGALNATVNLTKQNLQNTKLLLPCLQVLRVYSTNSVNAISLGKNGVVELMFKIVVPFSKKNTSLLKVALDALGALLKSKTNARRAVDAGHVHVLLALYQDWHHNDTRHRHMLIRKGLLVCLRNITNIKLGRKAFIDADGMRILYYSSTECLPVRTLDPLVNTSSLIMRKCFPKNRLPLPTIKSAFHYQLPHVPAVGPVAQLYSQPLGGRKIHQLCDRPLKKVDDVVDESDDNEETDADTENDTDNEEDEKDQHTANEDIETDLNKLHPKKNPGRPFEELKVYERFFLELSEDFQGYNFEPSKSASTTSSSFSSTRATRPIIVPTAQALSPKHVPITSCQEDCNPTKAERAPPSPSVPTPAPPASLTPLELDTIHLTKDQDRKEEARIPSPDTHTTLSSLTRPPSQAQTIEQDLAHVLECVSLEAEGALNTEGVKQDGSPVNATRHIQSPLLLGGIATRRVGGGGGSNWGSDCGSEGTEDEGGEGAVLEVPDTALLLPLHDPDLYVEMVKGTHSVPQYAEVAYPDYFGHIAPTFREPLQERVYGVQRSKIFQDIERLIHPNDIVDKVVYDLDIPSCPVIEDNGESLKFNSQFESGNLRKAVQMRKYEYDLVLNSDINSNHYHQWFYFEVSGMRVGTTYRFNIINSEKSNSQFNYGMQVLMYSVQEAISGRPRWVRTGTDICYYKNHFARSSIAAGGQKGKSYYTMTFSTSFSHKDDVCYFAYHYPYTYSTLKMHLSKLEALRTPQIYLRRDVLCETLGGNSCPLLTITAMPESNSNDHICQFRNRPLIFLSARVHPGETNASWVMKGTLEFLMGTSPLAASLREAYIFKIVPMLNPDGVVNGKVLQLLLCSPSLCILLLFCCSHRCSLSGEDLNRQWQNPNPELHPTIYHTKSLLQYLAHIQRAPLVFCDYHGHSRKKNVFMYGCSVKETVWQSNISATSSDLHEDLGYRALPKILSQIAPAFSMASCSFVVERSKESTARVVVWREIGVQRSYTMESTLCGCDQGKYKGLQIGTRELEEMGAQFCVALLRLKRLTGIRNHQHLLDLESDIIGTQSKVVSSPTTYVVEEDEPSFLEEIDYSAESNDEDAEPEIEHGIEVQENANHLDRLSDCETNHKD from the exons AGAAGAGTGGAAAAGAGGTGATGTCCAAAGGCTCCAGTGGCATGGAGGTCATCCTGGCTTCACTGGAG AGCACCAGAGACGTCCAGACCACTCTGAACATTTTGTACATTCTCAGTGAGCTGCTGACTGTGG gcAGAGGTCGCAGGGTCGGAGTATTTGTGTCTAAAGGAGGAACGGGAATATTATTCCAGATTCTGATCACTACGAGTAAAGAGTTGCCTCCCAGTGAAGAACTCATGCTGCAGCTTCACTCGCTGCTCGCCAAGGTCGGCCCAAAAG ACAGAAAGTTTGGGGTGAAGGCGCGTTTGAGCGGCGCGCTGAACGCCACCGTCAACTTAACGAAACAGAACCTACAGAATACCAAACTGCTTCTGCCCTGCCTGCAGGTTCTCAGGGTTTACTCCACCAACT CGGTGAATGCTATTTCTTTGGGCAAGAACGGAGTGGTGGAGCTCATGTTCAAGATTGTGGTGCCGTTCAGCAAGAAGAACACCAGCCTGCTTAA GGTCGCTCTGGATGCACTGGGAGCGCTGCTCAAATCCA AGACGAATGCTCGCCGTGCAGTGGATGCTGGACATGTGCATGTCTTGCTGGCTCTGTACCAGGACTGGCATCACAATGACACGCGGCATCGCCACATGCTGATTCGCAAAGGGCTGCTGGTCTGCCTCAGGAACATCACCAACATCAAGCTCGGCAGGAAAGCATTCATAGATGCTGACGGCATGAGGATCCTCTACTACTCATCCACT GAGTGTCTCCCGGTGCGGACTCTGGATCCACTCGTCAACACTTCGAGTCTCATCATGAGGAAGTGTTTTCCTAAGAACCGTCTGCCTCTGCCCACCATCAAATCAGCCTTCCATTACCAGCTGCCACATGTACCTGCTGTAGGGCCTGTGGCGCAGCTGTACAGCCAGCCACTTGGGG GAAGAAAGATTCATCAGCTCTGTGACAGGCCCTTAAAGAAGG TGGATGATGTGGTGGATGAAAGTGACGATAACGAGGAGACGGACGCGGACACAGAGAACGATACTGACAACGAAGAGGACGAGAAGGATCAACACACTGCG AATGAGGACATCGAGACAGACCTAAACAAGCTACATCCCAAAAAGAACCCCGGACGTCCATTCGAGGAGTTGAAGGTCTACGAGAGGTTTTTCTTGGAGCTTTCTGAAGACTTCCAG GGTTATAACTTTGAACCATCGAAGAGTGCCTCTACCACATCGTCATCTTTCTCCTCAACTCGAGCCACTCGGCCAATCATAGTGCCAACAGCTCAGGCCCTGTCCCCCAAGCACGTCCCTATAACGAGCTGTCAGGAGGATTGCAACCCTACCAAAGCAGAACGCGCCCCGCCTTCACCCTCTGTGCCCactcctgcacctcctgctTCTCTGACGCCTCTAGAACTGGACACCATCCACCTCACCAAGGACCAGGACCGAAAAGAGGAGGCCCGCATTCCTTCCCCCGACACACATACAACATTGTCCTCCCTCACCAGGCCTCCTTCTCAAGCGCAGACGATAGAGCAGGATCTAGCACACGTGTTGGAGTGTGTCTCTCTAGAAGCGGAGGGGGCTCTGAACACAGAGGGAGTCAAACAAGACGGATCCCCAGTCAATGCCACGAGGCACATCCAGTCCCCACTGCTCCTGGGGGGCATCGCTACTCGCcgtgtgggaggaggaggaggcagtaaCTGGGGTTCAGATTGTGGCTCAGAGGGAACCGAGGAtgagggaggggaaggagcCGTTCTGGAGGTGCCAGACACGGCGCTGCTCCTCCCGCTTCATGACCCCGACCTTTACGTGGAGATGGTGAAGGGAACGCACTCCGTGCCCCAGTACGCTGAAGTAGCGTACCCAGACTACTTTGGCCATATAGCCCCAACATTTAGGGAGCCTCTCCAGGAGAGAGTGTATGGTGTTCAGAG GTCTAAAATATTCCAGGATATTGAGAGGTTAATTCATCCCAATGATATCGTGGATAAAGTAGTCTATGACTTGGACATTCCCAG TTGTCCAGTGATTGAAGACAATGGCGAATCACTGAAGTTCAACTCTCAGTTTGAGTCTGGCAACCTCAGGAAGGCAGTTCAAATGAGGAA ATATGAGTATGACCTTGTGCTGAATTCAGATATCAACAGTAATCACTACCACCAGTGGTTCTACTTCGAGGTGAGCGGCATGCGCGTTGGAACCACCTACCGCTTCAACATCATCAACTCCGAGAAGTCAAACAGCCAGTTCAACTACG gcaTGCAGGTGCTGATGTACTCTGTGCAGGAGGCGATCAGTGGCAGGCCTCGCTGGGTCAGAACAGGAACAGACATCTGTTACTACAA GAATCACTTTGCTAGGAGTTCCATTGCAGCGGGTGGTCAGAAAGGAAAGTCCTATTATACAATGACCTTCAGCACAAGCTTCAGCCATAAGGACGATGTCTGCTACTTTGCCTATCATTACCCGTATACATACTCCACTCTTAAG ATGCACCTGTCCAAACTGGAGGCTTTGAGGACCCCCCAGATCTACCTGAGACGGGACGTCCTCTGTGAAACTCTGGGGGGAAACAGCTGCCCCCTTCTCACCATCACTGCCATGCCAGAGTCCAACTCTAATGATCACATCTGTCAGTTTA GGAATCGTCCATTGATCTTCCTGTCGGCCAGAGTGCACCCTGGAGAGACCAACGCCAGCTGGGTAATGAAGGGCACGCTGGAGTTCCTGATGGGCACCAGCCCACTGGCAGCCAGCCTGAGAGAGGCCTACATCTTCAAGATAGTCCCCATGCTCAACCCAGATGGAGTTGTAAATGGAAA GGTTCTCCAGCTTTTGCTTTGTTCTCCTTCACTctgtatcctcctcctcttctgctgtAGTCATCGTTGTTCTCTGAGTGGAGAGGATTTGAATCGCCAGTGGCAGAACCCCAATCCTGAGCTCCACCCCACCATCTACCACACTAAGAGCCTGCTGCAGTACCTTGCACACATACAAAGGGCACCACTG GTGTTCTGCGACTACCACGGTCATTCCAGGAAGAAGAATGTGTTCATGTACGGCTGCAGCGTGAAGGAGACCGTCTGGCAGTCCAATATCAGCGCTACGTCCAGTGACTTACATGAGGACCTTGGATACAga gCCCTTCCAAAGATCCTGTCCCAGATCGCCCCGGCCTTCAGCATGGCCAGCTGTAGTTTTGTTGTGGAGCGCTCCAAAGAGTCAACGGCCCGTGTTGTTGTATGGAGAGAGATAGGAGTGCAGCGCAGCTACACCATGGAGAGCACGCTGTGTGGTTGTGACCAGGGAAAATATAAG GGTCTTCAGATTGGCAccagagagctggaggagatggGAGCTCAGTTCTGTGTGGCCCTGCTGAGGCTGAAGAGGCTGACGGGGATCCGCAATCACCAACACCTGCTGGATTTAGAGAGCGACATCATCGGGACGCAGTCTAAAGTGGTCAG CAGCCCCACCACCtacgtggtggaggaggatgagccGTCCTTTCTGGAGGAGATAGACTACAGCGCGGAGAGCAACGACGAGGACGCCGAGCCTGAAATCGAGCACGGCATCGAAGTCCAAGAGAACGCCAATCACCTCGATCGGCTGTCGGACTGCGAGACGAACCACAAGGACTAG
- the agtpbp1 gene encoding cytosolic carboxypeptidase 1 isoform X1 — MNKPKMATEKGVPSNSRVLMLLGQLERMNGEAMMRDVETARQVTAKIFHLIQTQEKSGKEVMSKGSSGMEVILASLESTRDVQTTLNILYILSELLTVGRGRRVGVFVSKGGTGILFQILITTSKELPPSEELMLQLHSLLAKVGPKDRKFGVKARLSGALNATVNLTKQNLQNTKLLLPCLQVLRVYSTNSVNAISLGKNGVVELMFKIVVPFSKKNTSLLKVALDALGALLKSKTNARRAVDAGHVHVLLALYQDWHHNDTRHRHMLIRKGLLVCLRNITNIKLGRKAFIDADGMRILYYSSTECLPVRTLDPLVNTSSLIMRKCFPKNRLPLPTIKSAFHYQLPHVPAVGPVAQLYSQPLGGRKIHQLCDRPLKKVDDVVDESDDNEETDADTENDTDNEEDEKDQHTANEDIETDLNKLHPKKNPGRPFEELKVYERFFLELSEDFQGYNFEPSKSASTTSSSFSSTRATRPIIVPTAQALSPKHVPITSCQEDCNPTKAERAPPSPSVPTPAPPASLTPLELDTIHLTKDQDRKEEARIPSPDTHTTLSSLTRPPSQAQTIEQDLAHVLECVSLEAEGALNTEGVKQDGSPVNATRHIQSPLLLGGIATRRVGGGGGSNWGSDCGSEGTEDEGGEGAVLEVPDTALLLPLHDPDLYVEMVKGTHSVPQYAEVAYPDYFGHIAPTFREPLQERVYGVQRSKIFQDIERLIHPNDIVDKVVYDLDIPSCPVIEDNGESLKFNSQFESGNLRKAVQMRKYEYDLVLNSDINSNHYHQWFYFEVSGMRVGTTYRFNIINSEKSNSQFNYGMQVLMYSVQEAISGRPRWVRTGTDICYYKNHFARSSIAAGGQKGKSYYTMTFSTSFSHKDDVCYFAYHYPYTYSTLKMHLSKLEALRTPQIYLRRDVLCETLGGNSCPLLTITAMPESNSNDHICQFRNRPLIFLSARVHPGETNASWVMKGTLEFLMGTSPLAASLREAYIFKIVPMLNPDGVVNGKVLQLLLCSPSLCILLLFCCSHRCSLSGEDLNRQWQNPNPELHPTIYHTKSLLQYLAHIQRAPLVFCDYHGHSRKKNVFMYGCSVKETVWQSNISATSSDLHEDLGYRALPKILSQIAPAFSMASCSFVVERSKESTARVVVWREIGVQRSYTMESTLCGCDQGKYKGLQIGTRELEEMGAQFCVALLRLKRLTGIRNHQHLLDLESDIIGTQSKVVSSSPTTYVVEEDEPSFLEEIDYSAESNDEDAEPEIEHGIEVQENANHLDRLSDCETNHKD, encoded by the exons AGAAGAGTGGAAAAGAGGTGATGTCCAAAGGCTCCAGTGGCATGGAGGTCATCCTGGCTTCACTGGAG AGCACCAGAGACGTCCAGACCACTCTGAACATTTTGTACATTCTCAGTGAGCTGCTGACTGTGG gcAGAGGTCGCAGGGTCGGAGTATTTGTGTCTAAAGGAGGAACGGGAATATTATTCCAGATTCTGATCACTACGAGTAAAGAGTTGCCTCCCAGTGAAGAACTCATGCTGCAGCTTCACTCGCTGCTCGCCAAGGTCGGCCCAAAAG ACAGAAAGTTTGGGGTGAAGGCGCGTTTGAGCGGCGCGCTGAACGCCACCGTCAACTTAACGAAACAGAACCTACAGAATACCAAACTGCTTCTGCCCTGCCTGCAGGTTCTCAGGGTTTACTCCACCAACT CGGTGAATGCTATTTCTTTGGGCAAGAACGGAGTGGTGGAGCTCATGTTCAAGATTGTGGTGCCGTTCAGCAAGAAGAACACCAGCCTGCTTAA GGTCGCTCTGGATGCACTGGGAGCGCTGCTCAAATCCA AGACGAATGCTCGCCGTGCAGTGGATGCTGGACATGTGCATGTCTTGCTGGCTCTGTACCAGGACTGGCATCACAATGACACGCGGCATCGCCACATGCTGATTCGCAAAGGGCTGCTGGTCTGCCTCAGGAACATCACCAACATCAAGCTCGGCAGGAAAGCATTCATAGATGCTGACGGCATGAGGATCCTCTACTACTCATCCACT GAGTGTCTCCCGGTGCGGACTCTGGATCCACTCGTCAACACTTCGAGTCTCATCATGAGGAAGTGTTTTCCTAAGAACCGTCTGCCTCTGCCCACCATCAAATCAGCCTTCCATTACCAGCTGCCACATGTACCTGCTGTAGGGCCTGTGGCGCAGCTGTACAGCCAGCCACTTGGGG GAAGAAAGATTCATCAGCTCTGTGACAGGCCCTTAAAGAAGG TGGATGATGTGGTGGATGAAAGTGACGATAACGAGGAGACGGACGCGGACACAGAGAACGATACTGACAACGAAGAGGACGAGAAGGATCAACACACTGCG AATGAGGACATCGAGACAGACCTAAACAAGCTACATCCCAAAAAGAACCCCGGACGTCCATTCGAGGAGTTGAAGGTCTACGAGAGGTTTTTCTTGGAGCTTTCTGAAGACTTCCAG GGTTATAACTTTGAACCATCGAAGAGTGCCTCTACCACATCGTCATCTTTCTCCTCAACTCGAGCCACTCGGCCAATCATAGTGCCAACAGCTCAGGCCCTGTCCCCCAAGCACGTCCCTATAACGAGCTGTCAGGAGGATTGCAACCCTACCAAAGCAGAACGCGCCCCGCCTTCACCCTCTGTGCCCactcctgcacctcctgctTCTCTGACGCCTCTAGAACTGGACACCATCCACCTCACCAAGGACCAGGACCGAAAAGAGGAGGCCCGCATTCCTTCCCCCGACACACATACAACATTGTCCTCCCTCACCAGGCCTCCTTCTCAAGCGCAGACGATAGAGCAGGATCTAGCACACGTGTTGGAGTGTGTCTCTCTAGAAGCGGAGGGGGCTCTGAACACAGAGGGAGTCAAACAAGACGGATCCCCAGTCAATGCCACGAGGCACATCCAGTCCCCACTGCTCCTGGGGGGCATCGCTACTCGCcgtgtgggaggaggaggaggcagtaaCTGGGGTTCAGATTGTGGCTCAGAGGGAACCGAGGAtgagggaggggaaggagcCGTTCTGGAGGTGCCAGACACGGCGCTGCTCCTCCCGCTTCATGACCCCGACCTTTACGTGGAGATGGTGAAGGGAACGCACTCCGTGCCCCAGTACGCTGAAGTAGCGTACCCAGACTACTTTGGCCATATAGCCCCAACATTTAGGGAGCCTCTCCAGGAGAGAGTGTATGGTGTTCAGAG GTCTAAAATATTCCAGGATATTGAGAGGTTAATTCATCCCAATGATATCGTGGATAAAGTAGTCTATGACTTGGACATTCCCAG TTGTCCAGTGATTGAAGACAATGGCGAATCACTGAAGTTCAACTCTCAGTTTGAGTCTGGCAACCTCAGGAAGGCAGTTCAAATGAGGAA ATATGAGTATGACCTTGTGCTGAATTCAGATATCAACAGTAATCACTACCACCAGTGGTTCTACTTCGAGGTGAGCGGCATGCGCGTTGGAACCACCTACCGCTTCAACATCATCAACTCCGAGAAGTCAAACAGCCAGTTCAACTACG gcaTGCAGGTGCTGATGTACTCTGTGCAGGAGGCGATCAGTGGCAGGCCTCGCTGGGTCAGAACAGGAACAGACATCTGTTACTACAA GAATCACTTTGCTAGGAGTTCCATTGCAGCGGGTGGTCAGAAAGGAAAGTCCTATTATACAATGACCTTCAGCACAAGCTTCAGCCATAAGGACGATGTCTGCTACTTTGCCTATCATTACCCGTATACATACTCCACTCTTAAG ATGCACCTGTCCAAACTGGAGGCTTTGAGGACCCCCCAGATCTACCTGAGACGGGACGTCCTCTGTGAAACTCTGGGGGGAAACAGCTGCCCCCTTCTCACCATCACTGCCATGCCAGAGTCCAACTCTAATGATCACATCTGTCAGTTTA GGAATCGTCCATTGATCTTCCTGTCGGCCAGAGTGCACCCTGGAGAGACCAACGCCAGCTGGGTAATGAAGGGCACGCTGGAGTTCCTGATGGGCACCAGCCCACTGGCAGCCAGCCTGAGAGAGGCCTACATCTTCAAGATAGTCCCCATGCTCAACCCAGATGGAGTTGTAAATGGAAA GGTTCTCCAGCTTTTGCTTTGTTCTCCTTCACTctgtatcctcctcctcttctgctgtAGTCATCGTTGTTCTCTGAGTGGAGAGGATTTGAATCGCCAGTGGCAGAACCCCAATCCTGAGCTCCACCCCACCATCTACCACACTAAGAGCCTGCTGCAGTACCTTGCACACATACAAAGGGCACCACTG GTGTTCTGCGACTACCACGGTCATTCCAGGAAGAAGAATGTGTTCATGTACGGCTGCAGCGTGAAGGAGACCGTCTGGCAGTCCAATATCAGCGCTACGTCCAGTGACTTACATGAGGACCTTGGATACAga gCCCTTCCAAAGATCCTGTCCCAGATCGCCCCGGCCTTCAGCATGGCCAGCTGTAGTTTTGTTGTGGAGCGCTCCAAAGAGTCAACGGCCCGTGTTGTTGTATGGAGAGAGATAGGAGTGCAGCGCAGCTACACCATGGAGAGCACGCTGTGTGGTTGTGACCAGGGAAAATATAAG GGTCTTCAGATTGGCAccagagagctggaggagatggGAGCTCAGTTCTGTGTGGCCCTGCTGAGGCTGAAGAGGCTGACGGGGATCCGCAATCACCAACACCTGCTGGATTTAGAGAGCGACATCATCGGGACGCAGTCTAAAGTGGTCAG CAGCAGCCCCACCACCtacgtggtggaggaggatgagccGTCCTTTCTGGAGGAGATAGACTACAGCGCGGAGAGCAACGACGAGGACGCCGAGCCTGAAATCGAGCACGGCATCGAAGTCCAAGAGAACGCCAATCACCTCGATCGGCTGTCGGACTGCGAGACGAACCACAAGGACTAG